One [Clostridium] saccharolyticum WM1 DNA segment encodes these proteins:
- a CDS encoding nucleoside phosphorylase, with translation MEKVKMMHIGISKGDVGRYIFLPGSPERAEKIASYFDHPKEIAYNREFRTFVGELDGIRVAVTSTGIGGPSAAIAMEELTQCGGDTMLRVGSGASTSPKVKTGDIVIPNGAIRMEGVGNHYLPVEFPAVPDFFMIKELEEASKRLNMPYNVGVTITKASFYSQTQPEKKPVKDELLHKWSAYEAGGATSTSMECSTLFLVAASLGIRAASVLVSATDYKNTSQEDRVPLTELENRVILVGIEAMRAIIKKDLEG, from the coding sequence ATGGAAAAGGTAAAGATGATGCATATCGGGATTTCCAAAGGCGATGTGGGGCGGTATATTTTTCTGCCGGGAAGTCCGGAGCGGGCGGAAAAGATCGCTTCATATTTTGATCACCCAAAGGAAATTGCATACAATCGTGAGTTCAGGACCTTTGTAGGAGAATTGGACGGTATAAGGGTGGCTGTTACCAGCACGGGTATCGGAGGACCTTCCGCCGCAATAGCCATGGAAGAGCTTACCCAATGTGGCGGGGATACCATGCTGCGTGTCGGTTCTGGGGCTTCCACCTCACCAAAGGTGAAGACAGGAGATATTGTAATTCCCAACGGAGCCATAAGAATGGAAGGCGTGGGGAACCATTACCTGCCGGTGGAATTTCCTGCTGTTCCGGATTTTTTCATGATCAAAGAGCTGGAGGAAGCTTCTAAAAGACTGAACATGCCATACAATGTGGGAGTTACCATTACAAAGGCCTCCTTTTACAGTCAGACACAGCCAGAGAAAAAACCGGTAAAGGATGAGCTCCTTCATAAGTGGAGCGCATACGAGGCAGGCGGAGCCACCTCTACCAGCATGGAATGCTCCACCTTGTTTCTGGTTGCGGCCAGCTTAGGTATCCGGGCGGCCTCTGTTTTGGTAAGTGCCACCGATTATAAAAATACTTCGCAAGAGGACAGGGTACCCCTTACGGAATTGGAGAACCGGGTGATCCTGGTTGGTATAGAGGCGATGAGAGCTATCATAAAAAAAGATTTGGAGGGGTGA